A part of bacterium genomic DNA contains:
- the nadA gene encoding quinolinate synthase NadA — MNNINLINEINNLKKEKNAVILTHCYQNIEIDEVSDFVGDSLSLSRQAANIDAEIIIFAGVYFMAETAKILSPQKKVILPRLESGCLMADMINAEELRNFKALYPGSPVVCYVNSTAEIKAESDICCTSANAVKVVQSLPDKRILFVPDRGLGSYVASQTPDKEIICYSGYCPTHMRIRPEDIVNCRKNITDKFLPQEIEVLVHPECHTSVINLADYIGSTSGIMKRVKESSAKAFIIATEKGVVDRLNRDYPEKTFVLASEKAVCENMKWTTLEDILVSLQTEQPEINVDKEIAEKAFNSIDKMLKIM; from the coding sequence TGACTCATTGTTATCAAAATATTGAAATTGATGAAGTCTCTGATTTTGTCGGGGATTCGTTATCTTTAAGCCGTCAAGCGGCCAATATTGACGCTGAGATTATTATTTTTGCAGGCGTTTATTTTATGGCGGAAACAGCTAAAATTCTGTCTCCTCAAAAAAAAGTTATACTTCCAAGGCTTGAATCAGGATGTTTGATGGCAGATATGATCAATGCCGAAGAATTAAGAAATTTTAAGGCATTGTACCCAGGATCACCCGTTGTGTGTTATGTGAACTCTACAGCAGAAATTAAAGCGGAATCTGATATTTGCTGCACAAGTGCTAATGCGGTTAAAGTAGTTCAATCATTGCCTGATAAAAGAATTTTGTTTGTTCCTGACAGAGGACTGGGATCTTATGTTGCATCACAAACACCGGATAAAGAAATAATTTGTTACAGCGGGTACTGTCCTACTCATATGCGTATAAGACCGGAAGATATAGTGAATTGCCGTAAAAACATTACTGATAAGTTTTTGCCGCAAGAAATAGAAGTGCTTGTTCACCCTGAATGCCACACAAGCGTGATAAACTTAGCCGATTATATTGGAAGCACTTCCGGAATAATGAAAAGAGTAAAAGAAAGCAGTGCAAAAGCTTTTATAATTGCAACAGAAAAAGGAGTTGTAGACAGACTAAATCGTGATTATCCGGAAAAAACATTTGTACTTGCTTCAGAAAAAGCAGTCTGTGAAAACATGAAATGGACAACATTAGAAGATATATTGGTTTCTCTTCAAACAGAACAACCTGAAATTAACGTAGATAAAGAAATCGCTGAAAAAGCTTTTAATTCTATAGATAAAATGTTAAAAATTATGTAA
- a CDS encoding isochorismatase family cysteine hydrolase, with translation MIKDKYFSHKTIDTKALELLNNTKNIVGRTKTQEFIPKKSALIVIDMQKYFCDEFSNAFIPSSVAIIPKIKILAEAYVDKNLPVIFTKHINTCENAAMMGKWWGKVLSVDSHMSEIISELNIKNAKVIEKTQYDSFYNTDLEDFLKNNNISQLVITGVMTHLCCETTARAAFVRGFETFLCIDSTATYNENFHAAAMLNLAHGFSDLTLADEIYGKLKNEAQ, from the coding sequence ATGATAAAAGATAAATACTTTTCTCATAAAACTATCGATACTAAAGCCTTAGAACTGCTTAATAATACAAAAAATATAGTAGGCAGAACAAAAACACAAGAATTTATTCCAAAAAAGTCTGCTCTTATTGTTATTGATATGCAAAAATATTTTTGTGACGAATTTTCTAATGCTTTTATTCCTTCTTCGGTTGCAATAATTCCTAAAATCAAGATCTTAGCTGAGGCATATGTAGATAAGAATCTGCCTGTTATTTTTACAAAGCATATTAATACTTGTGAAAATGCTGCAATGATGGGCAAATGGTGGGGAAAAGTTCTTTCTGTAGATTCTCACATGAGTGAAATTATTTCTGAGTTAAATATCAAAAATGCAAAGGTGATTGAAAAAACGCAATATGATTCGTTTTATAATACCGATTTAGAAGATTTTTTAAAAAATAACAATATTTCACAACTTGTAATAACAGGTGTAATGACACATTTGTGCTGCGAAACAACGGCAAGGGCGGCTTTTGTCAGAGGATTTGAAACTTTTTTATGCATAGATTCAACAGCTACATATAATGAAAATTTTCATGCAGCTGCTATGCTTAATTTAGCGCATGGCTTTTCTGATTTAACTTTAGCGGATGAAATATACGGGAAACTAAAGAATGAAGCACAATAG
- a CDS encoding NAD(P)/FAD-dependent oxidoreductase, translating to MKHNRVAIIGAGPAGIACAVQLKRDGQEFLLFEKNQTGGLLRNANLVENYIGLKKSISGQTLVKNFRKNLKDLDIEPILTEVKKVSFSGNCSKKHFVIETATGSFTSEILVVASGTKPKNSEIIQTRRSPSAESNRYNKKIFYEIVDLNKSSCTGKKFAIIGAGDAAFDYAINLVNNYNVSEVSILNRSEQAKCLPLLEKRAFETGKIKHFKNIHVESIAEADKKVILSGIKDKNNFNLEADFIIVAVGREPCLDFLSNELLNDSLNLKKEGLLYFIGDVANDNYRQTSIATGDGIKTAMKIYRILK from the coding sequence ATGAAGCACAATAGGGTCGCAATAATAGGGGCAGGTCCGGCAGGAATTGCATGTGCAGTGCAATTAAAAAGAGACGGACAGGAATTTTTATTGTTTGAAAAAAATCAAACAGGCGGACTTTTAAGAAATGCTAATCTTGTTGAAAATTATATAGGGCTGAAAAAAAGTATTTCAGGACAGACTTTAGTTAAAAATTTCAGAAAAAATCTCAAAGATTTAGATATTGAGCCAATTTTAACGGAAGTAAAAAAAGTTTCTTTTTCGGGAAATTGCTCAAAAAAGCATTTTGTTATAGAAACAGCAACAGGTTCATTTACCTCAGAAATTCTTGTTGTTGCAAGCGGAACAAAACCTAAAAATAGCGAAATTATACAAACACGAAGAAGTCCTTCGGCTGAGTCCAATCGTTATAATAAAAAAATTTTTTACGAAATAGTTGATTTAAATAAAAGTAGCTGCACAGGCAAAAAATTTGCGATTATAGGCGCAGGAGATGCGGCTTTTGATTATGCAATAAATCTGGTTAATAATTACAATGTCTCTGAAGTTAGTATCCTAAACAGAAGCGAACAAGCAAAATGTCTGCCTCTTTTAGAAAAAAGAGCTTTTGAAACAGGTAAAATTAAGCATTTTAAAAATATTCATGTTGAAAGCATTGCAGAAGCAGACAAAAAAGTAATTTTATCAGGTATAAAGGATAAAAATAATTTTAATCTGGAAGCAGATTTTATAATAGTTGCTGTTGGAAGAGAACCTTGTTTGGATTTTCTCAGTAATGAGCTGCTAAACGACAGCTTGAACCTTAAAAAAGAAGGACTGCTCTATTTTATTGGGGATGTTGCAAACGATAATTACAGACAAACCTCTATTGCAACAGGAGATGGAATTAAGACAGCCATGAAAATTTATAGGATACTAAAATAA
- a CDS encoding transposase yields MNPESIWVDLKTAAEIKGITTRALRLALGRGKYTSRESMTQGGKTSEILLSSLENKVQEIYKNKYYSRIIEIEAQLMPISKPEISELKFIPDTAKTIALARLDLINEWNTLRIKHKPKQKGDRLFLELYNSGEYLKTIYELLGKTSRGSLLRWNKLYTDYETWEVLAPQYKYSGFNDYKTILTEEQIGIFLKLLLHPNQFNIGKAIKLTTHILEKRGFTDIPQAITFRRYAQYFKKHNCDKWILMREGEKALRDKIEPYLKRDISTIKAGEILVADGHVLNFLVLNPFTGKPCRATLVGFLDWKSGYLAGYYIMLEENIQCIASALRMAIINLDMIPTIVYQDNGRAFKAKYFTESADFTEAGFNGIYTNLGIKPVFAKPYNARAKVIERFFKEFQEEFEKLVPSYSGTSIETKPAHLKRNEKFHKEIYDKVNKGYIPKIEDVIKLIDCWLDYRHSQPCPNLKGKTIKEAFDTREKQNVDISKLDDLMMAYEVKTIHRNGIRFLNTDYYNDALYGLRERVMIRYSLFDLTKIKIYSTKGEYLCTAKRVTGTHPMAYHLGTVKDMEDFKQKIQKQKRLKNRTLKAVKRFLPKEDIKFLEIQMDLESRPQEISAIEIKQEPIILPDKLRPVFMNSYEKYEYLIKEGCTTNEERKWLTDYKTGEEYQLIYGD; encoded by the coding sequence ATGAATCCTGAAAGTATCTGGGTTGATCTAAAGACAGCAGCCGAAATAAAAGGAATAACCACAAGGGCTTTAAGATTAGCTCTCGGCAGGGGCAAATATACTTCTCGCGAATCTATGACCCAAGGCGGAAAGACTTCCGAGATACTTTTATCCTCTTTAGAAAATAAAGTTCAGGAAATATATAAGAATAAATATTACAGCCGGATTATTGAAATCGAAGCGCAGTTAATGCCAATATCAAAACCTGAAATATCTGAGTTGAAATTTATTCCCGATACAGCAAAAACAATTGCCCTTGCCAGATTAGACCTTATTAACGAATGGAATACTTTAAGAATAAAGCATAAACCAAAACAAAAAGGCGACAGACTGTTTTTAGAACTATATAACTCGGGCGAATATTTAAAAACCATTTACGAGCTTCTGGGGAAAACCTCTAGAGGCTCTTTATTAAGATGGAATAAACTTTATACGGATTATGAAACGTGGGAAGTCCTTGCTCCGCAATATAAATACTCGGGATTTAACGATTATAAAACAATACTTACTGAAGAGCAGATAGGAATATTTTTAAAACTGCTCCTGCACCCCAATCAATTCAATATCGGCAAGGCAATAAAATTAACAACTCATATATTGGAAAAACGAGGTTTTACAGATATTCCTCAAGCTATAACATTCCGCAGATACGCTCAATACTTTAAAAAACACAATTGCGATAAGTGGATACTAATGAGAGAGGGAGAGAAGGCGCTTCGCGATAAAATCGAGCCCTACCTGAAAAGAGATATTTCAACAATCAAAGCAGGCGAAATCCTTGTAGCCGACGGACACGTTTTAAACTTCCTTGTTTTAAATCCATTCACCGGAAAACCCTGTAGAGCGACATTAGTAGGATTCCTCGATTGGAAGTCGGGCTATCTCGCAGGGTATTACATTATGCTGGAAGAGAATATTCAGTGCATAGCTTCAGCTTTAAGAATGGCAATAATCAATCTGGATATGATTCCGACCATAGTTTATCAAGATAACGGCAGAGCCTTTAAAGCAAAATATTTTACCGAGTCGGCAGATTTTACCGAAGCGGGATTTAACGGCATTTACACAAATCTTGGCATAAAACCGGTATTCGCAAAACCCTATAATGCCAGAGCAAAGGTTATAGAAAGATTTTTTAAGGAATTTCAAGAAGAATTTGAAAAACTTGTACCGAGCTACAGCGGAACTTCAATAGAAACAAAACCGGCGCATTTAAAAAGAAACGAGAAATTTCACAAGGAAATTTATGACAAAGTTAACAAAGGATACATACCAAAAATTGAAGATGTAATAAAACTTATAGACTGCTGGCTTGATTACAGACATTCTCAGCCCTGCCCTAATTTAAAAGGCAAAACAATCAAAGAAGCCTTTGATACCAGAGAAAAACAAAATGTAGATATATCAAAACTTGACGATTTGATGATGGCTTATGAAGTCAAAACAATTCATCGAAACGGCATAAGGTTTTTAAATACTGATTATTACAACGATGCACTTTACGGCTTAAGGGAAAGGGTAATGATTAGGTACAGCCTGTTTGACCTGACAAAAATCAAGATTTATTCAACAAAAGGCGAATATTTATGCACCGCTAAAAGAGTAACGGGCACGCATCCGATGGCTTATCACCTTGGGACAGTCAAAGATATGGAGGATTTTAAACAAAAAATTCAAAAACAAAAAAGGCTTAAAAACCGCACGCTAAAAGCAGTTAAGAGATTCTTGCCAAAAGAAGATATTAAATTCCTTGAGATACAAATGGATTTAGAAAGCAGACCGCAGGAAATTTCTGCAATAGAAATCAAGCAAGAACCAATAATCCTGCCTGATAAACTCAGACCGGTATTTATGAATTCTTACGAGAAATATGAATATTTAATAAAAGAAGGCTGCACGACAAACGAAGAAAGGAAATGGCTGACTGATTACAAAACCGGCGAAGAATACCAATTAATATACGGAGATTAA
- a CDS encoding ATP-binding protein, whose product MKKTFVRTQNVKNFISLMNSLQNKPEGVPRMALVYGEPGLGKSRTALWWAVKNDAIYLRSSNLMSGRWFLEELIEELGETPFYKTSDLLKQCVNQLLQKPRIILIDEIDYLAGDSKAIETIRDIHDKTNAPIVMLGMNKADRKIMRYRHVYDRLSEILKFQSFDKNETENIITQLSEVSFTQCAIELIFNQANRLRQIVNLIDKAEKIAISNQLTQIDSKILKSGIQEIREQEKKDEKAVIKINQRVKQV is encoded by the coding sequence ATGAAAAAAACTTTTGTAAGAACTCAAAATGTAAAAAACTTTATTTCGCTTATGAATTCTCTTCAGAATAAACCCGAAGGAGTGCCCAGAATGGCTCTTGTTTACGGAGAACCCGGACTCGGCAAGTCAAGAACGGCTCTGTGGTGGGCAGTAAAAAATGATGCAATATATTTAAGAAGCTCCAATCTTATGTCGGGCAGGTGGTTTCTGGAAGAACTTATTGAAGAATTAGGCGAAACTCCTTTTTATAAAACTTCAGACCTTTTAAAACAATGCGTAAACCAGCTTCTGCAAAAGCCGCGAATTATACTGATTGATGAAATAGATTATCTGGCAGGCGATTCAAAGGCGATAGAAACAATAAGAGACATTCACGATAAGACAAATGCGCCGATTGTCATGCTTGGGATGAATAAAGCCGACAGAAAAATTATGCGATACCGCCACGTTTATGACAGGTTAAGCGAAATACTTAAATTTCAATCTTTTGACAAAAATGAAACCGAAAATATTATAACGCAGCTAAGCGAAGTTTCTTTCACTCAATGCGCCATAGAGCTGATTTTTAATCAGGCAAACCGACTAAGGCAAATTGTAAACCTTATTGATAAAGCTGAAAAAATAGCAATATCAAACCAGCTGACCCAAATAGACAGCAAAATTTTAAAATCGGGAATACAAGAAATCAGAGAACAGGAGAAAAAAGATGAAAAAGCAGTTATTAAAATTAATCAAAGGGTTAAACAAGTTTAA